A genomic region of Paramormyrops kingsleyae isolate MSU_618 chromosome 19, PKINGS_0.4, whole genome shotgun sequence contains the following coding sequences:
- the ppil6 gene encoding probable inactive peptidyl-prolyl cis-trans isomerase-like 6 isoform X2 — translation MTSKIQLEIVGLSKDPTFQIAKCTAEELKQRFPSSFEGAIIRPLVEFDWHTYLTMKKQELKGEVWEFRGSVMCFENGRLLGNEEDLTFWAEKRWSCTSSHPQELCVTLSEDYFSKQLQSTGHTFVYMDIEISEKPAGRLLIELFSVLCPKTCKNFQALCTGEEGLSYKGSLFHRIVPNGWIQGGDISLGSRGNGGESIYGPTFEDESFAVAHCKRGILGMANQGPHTNGSQFYITLQPAPWMDRNQVIEGTEVLKKMEDITGTENKYKTQDTQQRGVNTRRLQSVQHL, via the exons ATGACTTCAAAAATACAGCTGGAGATTGTTGGTCTTTCAAAAGATCCAAcatttcaaattgcaaaatgcACAGCTGAG GAACTGAAACAGCGGTTTCCCTCGTCTTTCGAGGGCGCAATAATTCGTCCATTAGTGGAATTTGACTGGCATACGTATTTAACTATGAAAAAACAG GAGCTAAAAGGTGAAGTGTGGGAGTTCAGAGGCTCTGTTATGTGTTTTGAGAATGGCAGACTTCTTGGAAATGAGGAAGACTTGACATTTTGGGCAGAGAAACGATGGAGTTGCACCTCTTCCCACCCACAAGAGCTGTGCGTCACACTCTCTGAAGACTACTTCTCCAAGCAATTGCAAAGCACTGGG CACACGTTTGTGTACATGGACATTGAAATCAGTGAGAAACCTGCTGGTAGATTATTGATTGAG CTGTTTTCAGTTCtttgtccaaagacatgcaagaACTTCCAAGCACTCTGTACTGGAGAGGAAGGGTTATCCTACAAGGGCTCATTATTCCACCGAATTGTCCCCAATGGCTGGATCCAGGGTGGAG ATATCTCACTGGGGAGCAGAGGAAATGGCGGCGAGTCTATTTATGGGCCAACATTCGAAG ATGAAAGCTTCGCTGTGGCCCACTGTAAGAGGGGTATTCTGGGAATGGCAAATCAGGGACCTCACACCAATGGCTCTCAGTTTTACATCACTCTGCAGCCTGCACCTTGGATGGATAGGAA TCAAGTCATTGAAGGCACTGAGGTCCTGAAGAAAATGGAG GACATAACAGGGACAGAgaataaatacaagacacaaGATACACAACAAAGAGGAGTGAATACAAG GAGACTGCAAAGCGTCCAGCACTTGTGA
- the ppil6 gene encoding probable inactive peptidyl-prolyl cis-trans isomerase-like 6 isoform X1, which yields MTSKIQLEIVGLSKDPTFQIAKCTAEELKQRFPSSFEGAIIRPLVEFDWHTYLTMKKQELKGEVWEFRGSVMCFENGRLLGNEEDLTFWAEKRWSCTSSHPQELCVTLSEDYFSKQLQSTGHTFVYMDIEISEKPAGRLLIELFSVLCPKTCKNFQALCTGEEGLSYKGSLFHRIVPNGWIQGGDISLGSRGNGGESIYGPTFEDESFAVAHCKRGILGMANQGPHTNGSQFYITLQPAPWMDRKYVAFGQVIEGTEVLKKMEDITGTENKYKTQDTQQRGVNTRRLQSVQHL from the exons ATGACTTCAAAAATACAGCTGGAGATTGTTGGTCTTTCAAAAGATCCAAcatttcaaattgcaaaatgcACAGCTGAG GAACTGAAACAGCGGTTTCCCTCGTCTTTCGAGGGCGCAATAATTCGTCCATTAGTGGAATTTGACTGGCATACGTATTTAACTATGAAAAAACAG GAGCTAAAAGGTGAAGTGTGGGAGTTCAGAGGCTCTGTTATGTGTTTTGAGAATGGCAGACTTCTTGGAAATGAGGAAGACTTGACATTTTGGGCAGAGAAACGATGGAGTTGCACCTCTTCCCACCCACAAGAGCTGTGCGTCACACTCTCTGAAGACTACTTCTCCAAGCAATTGCAAAGCACTGGG CACACGTTTGTGTACATGGACATTGAAATCAGTGAGAAACCTGCTGGTAGATTATTGATTGAG CTGTTTTCAGTTCtttgtccaaagacatgcaagaACTTCCAAGCACTCTGTACTGGAGAGGAAGGGTTATCCTACAAGGGCTCATTATTCCACCGAATTGTCCCCAATGGCTGGATCCAGGGTGGAG ATATCTCACTGGGGAGCAGAGGAAATGGCGGCGAGTCTATTTATGGGCCAACATTCGAAG ATGAAAGCTTCGCTGTGGCCCACTGTAAGAGGGGTATTCTGGGAATGGCAAATCAGGGACCTCACACCAATGGCTCTCAGTTTTACATCACTCTGCAGCCTGCACCTTGGATGGATAGGAAGTATGTGGCTTTTGG TCAAGTCATTGAAGGCACTGAGGTCCTGAAGAAAATGGAG GACATAACAGGGACAGAgaataaatacaagacacaaGATACACAACAAAGAGGAGTGAATACAAG GAGACTGCAAAGCGTCCAGCACTTGTGA
- the ppil6 gene encoding probable inactive peptidyl-prolyl cis-trans isomerase-like 6 isoform X3, producing MTSKIQLEIVGLSKDPTFQIAKCTAEELKQRFPSSFEGAIIRPLVEFDWHTYLTMKKQELKGEVWEFRGSVMCFENGRLLGNEEDLTFWAEKRWSCTSSHPQELCVTLSEDYFSKQLQSTGHTFVYMDIEISEKPAGRLLIELFSVLCPKTCKNFQALCTGEEGLSYKGSLFHRIVPNGWIQGGDISLGSRGNGGESIYGPTFEDESFAVAHCKRGILGMANQGPHTNGSQFYITLQPAPWMDRNQVIEGTEVLKKMEVISTYNERPMQPCTVKDCGIFLP from the exons ATGACTTCAAAAATACAGCTGGAGATTGTTGGTCTTTCAAAAGATCCAAcatttcaaattgcaaaatgcACAGCTGAG GAACTGAAACAGCGGTTTCCCTCGTCTTTCGAGGGCGCAATAATTCGTCCATTAGTGGAATTTGACTGGCATACGTATTTAACTATGAAAAAACAG GAGCTAAAAGGTGAAGTGTGGGAGTTCAGAGGCTCTGTTATGTGTTTTGAGAATGGCAGACTTCTTGGAAATGAGGAAGACTTGACATTTTGGGCAGAGAAACGATGGAGTTGCACCTCTTCCCACCCACAAGAGCTGTGCGTCACACTCTCTGAAGACTACTTCTCCAAGCAATTGCAAAGCACTGGG CACACGTTTGTGTACATGGACATTGAAATCAGTGAGAAACCTGCTGGTAGATTATTGATTGAG CTGTTTTCAGTTCtttgtccaaagacatgcaagaACTTCCAAGCACTCTGTACTGGAGAGGAAGGGTTATCCTACAAGGGCTCATTATTCCACCGAATTGTCCCCAATGGCTGGATCCAGGGTGGAG ATATCTCACTGGGGAGCAGAGGAAATGGCGGCGAGTCTATTTATGGGCCAACATTCGAAG ATGAAAGCTTCGCTGTGGCCCACTGTAAGAGGGGTATTCTGGGAATGGCAAATCAGGGACCTCACACCAATGGCTCTCAGTTTTACATCACTCTGCAGCCTGCACCTTGGATGGATAGGAA TCAAGTCATTGAAGGCACTGAGGTCCTGAAGAAAATGGAGGTAATCTCCACATACAACGAGAGGCCAATGCAGCCTTGTACAGTCAAAGACTGTGGAATATTTTTACCTTGA